The window CGGCGACCAGCGAGCGGGGCAGCGCGGCCTCCCGGTCGACGGACCCGGCCGACCCGGCCGACCCGGTACCCCGGGCGGCGCCGGAACCGGCCTCGGCGCCGGCCTCCGGGGTCCACGGGCTGGTGTTCTCGACCACGGCCCGGAGCCGCAGCACCCGGTAGGCGCCGTCGAGTTCGGTGGCCCGCAGCCGCACGACGCCTTCGATCTCCTCGGTGCGCCGCACCAGGCGGCCCGCGATCCGCCCGTCGGCGTCGCGGACGGTCTCGACGTCGTCGCGGGCGGGCCGGCGGAAGGGGATGGCGACGCCGCCGTCCGCCAGCTCGGCCACGGGGACGGACAGCTCGACCCGCTCCTCGGTCCCCTCGTCCCAGGGAACGAGGACCCGGTCGGCCAGGTGCAGTTCGGGGACCTCGGCGAACTCTCCGTCGTCCAGCGCCTGTTGGACCGTACGGCGCTGCGCGTGCAGGAAGCGCAGCTCCAGGGCGAGCGTCGCCCCGCCCCGCGGCTCCATCAGGACCTCGGTCTGCTGGAAGACGTGCTCGTCGTGCGCGCGGCCCCACGCGGGGGGCACGAGGACGCCGAACTGCCAGCGCAGCCGGTTCTTCGCCGCCGAGGCCCGGTACGGGTAGAGCACGTACCCCTCGAGGAGGACGGCGTCGGCCACCTGCCGGGCGACGGCGAAGCGGGAGTCCGGGGCGGTCGTCGTGGTCGGGGATCCGGTCACGGAGCCGTCCTCTCGGTGAGGCGCGGCAGGATCGCACCCAGCCGTACGGCGCCGGGGGGCGGCTGCGGCGGGGCGGCCGTGTCCAGCAGGGCCCGTACGGTCGCCTCCCACGAGGCGAGCGCGTGGCGGGAACGGAAGGCCAGCAGCTCGTCCATGGTGTCGCGGGGCAGCCGCAGCCAGCCGCAGCCGGGGAAGTGCTGCTCGATCGTCTCGCGCCACACGGCCACGGGCATCCGGTACGTGGCTTCGCGGTCCCAGGGCACCGGCTCGACCCGGAAGCCCCCGTCGCCGGTGAAGGCGGTGCCGGAGAACAGCATGAGCAGCGGCACCTCGCCGTCTTCGAGGGCTTCGAAGTACCGGGTCGAGGCGATGTCCATGTCGTAGGTGCACGGCACGACGAGATCCGTCTCGGTCTCCCCGGTGAAGCTGGGGACCATGACCGAGACCTGGGCGAACTGCACGGGCTGGAGGGTGTTGCCCCAGCGGGAGCGCTCGCCGAACAGGTCCGCCAGTCCCTCGGCCTCGGCGGCGGCGTAGCTGCGCCGGGCCGGTTCGATGCGGATCTGGCAGCGCAGGGCGAGGGCGTGCACCCGGCCGCCTCCGGCTGCGGTGATGCGCAGCCGGAAGACGAGCGTGGGTCCGGCGGCGTAGG of the Streptomyces sp. NBC_01294 genome contains:
- a CDS encoding DUF6084 family protein; amino-acid sequence: MTARTEFAFTCTGVRADAYAAGPTLVFRLRITAAGGGRVHALALRCQIRIEPARRSYAAAEAEGLADLFGERSRWGNTLQPVQFAQVSVMVPSFTGETETDLVVPCTYDMDIASTRYFEALEDGEVPLLMLFSGTAFTGDGGFRVEPVPWDREATYRMPVAVWRETIEQHFPGCGWLRLPRDTMDELLAFRSRHALASWEATVRALLDTAAPPQPPPGAVRLGAILPRLTERTAP